The DNA sequence TTGTATTTTTCTCTGCAGTAAATGCAGTAAACAGCGTCCGAATCAGTATCATTCATGTTGGCGTCTGTTTCTTGTTCAATGCCATAGTAAACTACTTTATTAATTACATTGTTCCCTAAAGATGCGCAAAGGGAGTCATCTGCATTAAGAATGAGTGTTGTGCCTGAATGCCCGGATATAAATCCCCGTATACCATTTAAAGTTGTATATAGTTCGCCATACCTGTCCAACTGATCTCTAAAAAAATTAGTAACGATTAGAATATCCGGTTCTATAAACTTACTTAAAGAAATTAAGGCTGCTTCATCAACTTCCAGTAAAGCTGTTGAAGCATTACTTTTTCCTGTTAAAGTTACTGCGTTTATGAAGGTGGTAGCTATACCGCTGGAAAGGTTTGCACCAGATTTATTGGTTATATACTTAATGGAACTCTCTTCCAAAATACGTCCTACAATTCTTACAGTTGTGGTCTTTCCATTTGTCCCTGTCACCATAATAAGTTTAAAATTTTTAGCCAAAACAGAAATAATCTGAGGATAAACCTTTAGAGCTATTTTCCCAGGAAGGGTTGTGGCACTTCTTTTTACCGCTTTTAATAATATAGTAATAATTTTTGCAATACTTACTGCGATTAAAAGTCTTAAATTCATAAATTACACCTAATAATTATCAAATGCTACTCAATGTTTAGTATAAATTTTATAATATTATATCAGAAATACTTTTCAATAAAAATATTCACTTTTAATATTATTTTTAAACAAATATTTACCATGAAAAATCAAGTAGAATATCAAGAAAGTAGATTTAAAAGAATGTATAAAAAAGTGAATAAAAAATGAGAAACCAGGTGTTAGTTTTCTTGGTTTTTTAAACAGGAATAGTGTTGAGAAATAAGCTCATCAAGCTCATTATTAATGGCAATTATTTCTTCTTCTGTTAATGACTGTTCTTCTTTAATTAATGTATTCAATCTGTCCTGAAGAGATCTTATCTTTAACAGCAATTTGTCGGAATTATTATAGTTCACAGAGATGGCACCCCTTTTTCAAATTGTTTATATT is a window from the Clostridiaceae bacterium genome containing:
- a CDS encoding Spo0E family sporulation regulatory protein-aspartic acid phosphatase yields the protein MNYNNSDKLLLKIRSLQDRLNTLIKEEQSLTEEEIIAINNELDELISQHYSCLKNQEN